CCACGCTGGGCCAGATCGCCATGCGGGTCGACGCCCCCGACGAGGGGAACATGCACCTGCTGGAACTCCACGGCTCCGAACTCCAGAAAGAGCAGTACCTGGAGCCACTCGTGAAAGGCGAGATCGCCTCGGGTTTCTCGATGACCGAGCCGATGCAGGGCGGCGGCTCGGACCCGAAGATGCTGAAGACCACCGCCGAGAAGGACGGCGACGAGTGGGTCATCAACGGCCACAAGTGGTGGACCAGCAAGGGGATCAAGGCCGACGTACTGCTGGTGTTCGCCCGCACGGACCAGGAGGCCCACCCCTACGAGGGCTGTTCGGTGTTCCTGGTGCCCAAGGACGCCGACGGCGTCGAGGTCGTCCGGAACATCCCTCACATCGGCAGCGACGTCCACGGGATGGGGCACGCCGAGATCAAGTACGACGACGTGCGCGTCCCCGAGGAGCACCTGCTCGGTGAGGAAGGCAAGGGGTTCCAGCACGTCCAGGAACGGCTCGGCCCGGCCCGGCTGACCCACTGCATGCGCTACTCCGGGATGGCAGAGCGGGCGCTGGACGTGACCAAGGCCTACATGAGCGAACGCGACGCGTTCGGCTCCAAGTTGGCCGAGAAACAGCACCCCCGGATGGTCATCGCCGAGCAGGAGACCAACCTCGCGGCCGCGCGGTCGCTCGTCCGACAGGCCGCAGACCGGATCGCCGCCGGCCACGAGGCCCGGATCGAGGTGAGCATGGCGAAGGTGTTCACCGCCAACGCCACGCAGGAGGCCATCGACACCGCCTTACAGTTCCTCGGCGGCAACGGTATCGCCAAGGACCTGCCCGTGGCGGACTTCTACGAGAGCGTCCGGCAGTTCCGCATCGTCGACGGAGCCGACGAGGTCCACAAGCGCACGGTGGCCCGCGAAGCCTTCGCTGACGTGCCCGAGGAGGAACTCGACGCGCTCACCCGCTTCGACGGGTAACCGTCATTCCAGTCCCTCCCGGTCGCGCAGGGACTCGCGTCTGACCTTCCCCGTCGCGGTCTTGGGAAGGTCGTCGACGAACTCGATGTCGCGGGGGTACTCGTACTTGGCCAGCCGATCCCGGACGTGCTGGCGGAGCGACTCGCGGGTGTCCTCGGTCGGCTCGTGGCCGTCGGCGAGGACGACGAACGCCTTCGGGACCGTCCCGCGTTCGTCGTCGGGGACGCCGATGACGGCGGCGTCGGCGGCCGCGGGGTGGCCGGCGACGCTGTCCTCGACTTCCTCGGGCCCGATTCGGTAGCCCGCGGAGATGATCACGTCGTCTTTGCGGCTCTTGAACGCGACGTAGCCGTCCTCGTCCATCAGCCCGAGGTCCTCGGTGAGCAGCCAGCCGTTCCGGACTTTGTCGGCCGTCTTCTCCGGTTCGTCCCAGTACTCCACGAAGCAGACCGGGTTCCCCTCGTACCGGAGGGCGATCTCGCCGACCTCGCCGCGGTCGACGGTCGGTTCGGCCGTCTGGGGATCGACGATGGCGATTTCGTGGCCGGGGCCGGGCCGGCCCATGTAGCCCTCGCGGAACTCCGTGAGGGCGGTACAGCCGCCGACGAGCATGTTCGCCTCCGTCTGGCCGTACCCCTCGTGGACGGTCGTCCCGCCGAAGGTGTCGGCCGCCCAGTCGACGATGCTCTGGCCGAGGGATTCGCCGCCGCTCGCGATAGCCCGGAGACCGTCCACGTCGAACCGGTCGGTGTCCTCGACCTGCATCATCATCCGCAGGGCCGTCGGCGGGGCGAAGAAGTTCGTGACGCCGTAGCGCTCGATTACCTCGAAGGCCGCCCCCGGGTCGAACTGGCCGCCGTCGTAGGCGACGACCGGCTGACCGTAGTAGAGGGCCGGGAACACCACGTCGAACAGCGAGGCGATCCAGGCCCACTCCGCCGGCGTCCAGAACACGTCGCCGTCCGGGGCTTCCAGATTCAGCATCGTCGTCACGAACAGCGGGAGGTGGCCCAGTAACATTCGGTGCGCGTGGCGGACGCCCTTCGGGTCGCCGGTGGTCCCCGACGTGTAGATGATGATGGCGTCGTCCTCGGCGTCGGTCGCGACCGTCTCGAACTGGCGGGACTGGTCGGTGACGGCGTCCCGAAACGTGACCTCGTCGGCCTGCGGGTCGGCGTCCCCGACTGTCACGACCGTCTCCAGTTCGGGCAGGGACTCGCGGGCCTCCCGGACGCTGTCGAGGTTCGACGCGTCGACCACCGCGGCGACGGCGTCGCAGTCGTCCAGCCGGTACTCGACGGCGTCGGGGCCGAACAGCGTCGACAGCGGCACCGAGACCGCGCCGAGTTTCCAGGCCGCGACGTGGGCGAACACCGTCTCCGGCCGCTGGGGTGCGTTCACGCCGACGCGGTCGCCTCGCTCGACCCCCTGCTCGCGCAGGTAGTTCGCCAGCCGGTTCGCGATCGCTTGAAACTGCCAGAACGTGTAGGTCTCGCGGTCGCCCGCGGGGACGCCCGTCGCGTCGGTCGGCGACGCCCCCGACCGCGACTCGTGTTCGCCGAACAGGGCCACCCGTCGCCGGTCCGTCGCCCAGCGGTCGCAGACGTAGGTCGCCATGTTGAACTGGTCCGGTACCTCCCACTCGAAGGTCTCCCTGAGCTGGTCGTAGCTGTCCCAGTCGTCCTCGTAGAAGTGATAGGCGTCGAGCCGGTCGCCACGTGCCATGGTAGCTGGTATCGTCGACTGGGGCCGTGATACGCGTTTCCCATACACACGTCCGAGAGCCGGACGAAATTTTAACAGGACGCGCTCCCAGCCACGGCCATGGTAGACGCGAGCGTGACGGTCCTCGACCGGGGGAGCCTCCGGACGGACGTGAACCACATCGTCGAGAACTTCTCGGTCGGCACCGCCACCGAACCCAACCCCGACACCGTCATGGGCGAGGGGCCGGTGTACAATCTGGTGATCGACCACCCGGAGGCCACAGTCCTCTGGGACACCGGCTCCCACCCCGAGGCCGGCGAGGGTCACTGGCCCGCCGCGCTGTACGACGCCTTCGAGCACTACGACGCCGACGAACACGCCCTCCCCCACGCGCTCGACGAGGCGGGCTATACTCTCTCGGACATCGACGCCGTCGTCCAGACCCACCTCCATCTGGACCACGCCGGCGGCCTCCACAACTTCGCCGGGACGGACGTGCCGATCTACGTCCACGAAGAAGAGCTGAAATACGCCTACTACAGCACCGAGACCGACGAGGGGTCGACGGCCTACGTCCGCGGCGATTTCGACCACGACCTGAACTGGGAGGTGATCCACCGCGACCGCACGGAGTTGTTCAGGGACCTCGAACTGCTCCACCTCCCGGGCCACACGCCCGGGCTGCTCGGGACGAAACTCGATCTCGACGGCTACGGGACGGCCGTCTTCGCCGGCGACGAGGCCTACACCCGTGCGAACTTCCACGACGAGCAACCCATGGGGGGCTCGCTCACCTGGAGCAAACGCGACTGGTTCGACAGCCTCCGGTTCCTGAAGGACCTGCAGCGCCGGACCGACGCGGCCGTCTTCTGCGGGCACGACAGCGACGACGTAGAGCGGATGCGCGAGGAGTTGCCCTGAGCGAGAGGGGCGGTGGTTCGGTTTTCCAGATATTCCCGCGAATCGGCTTCGGATTCACAGCCACAACTCCATAGAGTCCCCGGTGACAACATGATGACCGAACGGGTGCATGGTGGTCGGCAGTCGATACGGTTCACACGGTGTATCCATGAGTCTGCTCACACGGATCGAACGCGCGCTCGAACCGGTCCGACAACTGCTGACGCCGATCCTGTCCGATCCGCGACTCCTGATCGGCTGGGCGGTCGTCGTCGCCGCCGCGGTCGCGGTCCTGTGGTGGGATTTGCGCGAACGCAACGCGGCACTCCCCTCGCTCATGAAGGGCGTCTGGACGCTCGTGGTGCTGTACTCCGGCCCGTTCGGGCTGGGGATCTACTGGGTCTCGGGGCGGACCCAGATCAGTCGGGACTCGCTGTGGCGGCGGGGCCTGCGCTCGACCGCCCACTGTTACTCGGGCTGTGGGGCCGGCGAAATCGTCGGCATCACCCTCGCGCAGGCGATCCTCGGCCTCGCGGTCGGCTGGGTCGCCGCCGTCACCTTCGGCTTCGCCTACCTCTTCGGGTTCGGGCTCACAGTGGGACCACTGATGCAGGAGGGCGTCGGGTTCCGGGAGGCGGTGCTCGACGCCCTCTACAGCGAGACGCCCTCGATCACGGTGATGGAGATCGTCGCCATCGGGTCGGACCTGCTGCTCGCCGCCGAGGCCCACGTGACCGACGTGTTGTTCTGGCTGGCACTGGCGCTGTCGCTCTCGCTGGGCTTTCTCGCGGCCTTCCCCGTGAACGTCGCGCTCGTCCGGGTCGGCGTCAAGGAGGGCATGCAGAACCCCGCCGAGATGGGAAGTACCGGCGGGTCGGCACAGGCCGCCTGATCGGGGCCCTTCGAACCCCATCCGACCGTTTTTGTCTCCGCCGCGTCTGTGACGGGCCATGTCGGATCACTACCGGAAGCTGGAGGCGATGTACCACGACACGAACGTCAACGACCACGTCCCGGCGGAGCTAACCGTGCGGGAGGGGGAAGCCACACTCGAACTCCCCGTCGGCGAGGAGTACCACCACGCACTCGGGGGCGTCCACGGGTCGCTCTACTTCAAGGCGCTCGACGACGCGGCCTTCTTCGCGGCCAACTCGCTGGTCGAGGACGTGTTCGTGTTGACGACCGACTTCGACCTCTACCTCGAACGCCCCGTCTCGGAGGGGACGATCACCGCCGAAGGAGAGGTGTTCAACGACAATCCCAGCCAGTTGATCGCGGGCGCGGTCGCCACCGACGACGACGGCAACGAACTCGCCCGCGGGACCGGCACCTTCCGGAAGAGCGACGAGGAACTCACCGAAGACATCGGCTACACGCTGGACTAGACCAGCGCCGGACTACCGGAACACCCGGCGTTTCAGGACATCGGGCATGTAGTCGATCAGTTTCGCGACCAGCACCCACCGGCGCGTGACGAAGGCGTGGCGGCGTTTCTTCTCGATGGCGCGGCGGATCTGTTCGGCGGCGGTCTCTCTGTCTGCCTTCCAGAAGTCCCCGCCCGCGAGGTCCGTGTCGACGTAGCCGGGTTCGACCGTCGTCACGTCCACGTCGGCGTCGAGTCGACCCGCCCGGTAGCGAAGCCCGTCGAGGTAGTTCGAGACGAAGGCTTTCGAGGCCCCGTAGGCGGGCGCTTCGCCGTTGCCGAACCGCGCCGCGACCGAGGAGATACCGACGAGGTGGCCCTGCCCCTGGTCCTCGAAGCGGTCCATCGCGGCGGTCGCCAGGGCCGAGAATCCGCGGACGTTCGTGTCGATGGTGTCCCGTTCGGGCTCCCACTCCAGATCGGGGTTGTCGAAGGCGACGCCGGCGTTGAGCACGACCACGTCGATCTCGCCCATCGCGTCGGCGACCTCGTGAAAGGTCTCGCGGGCCGCCGCGAGGTCGGTCACGTCCATCCGCGCCACGTACGCCTTCGTCGGGAGGACTCGTCCCAGGTCTTCCAGCAGTTCCCGCCGGCGGGCGGTCAGCCCCACGTCGTAGCCGGCGTCCGCGAGTTCGCGCGCCAGCGCCTCGCCGATCCCGGAGGACGCGCCCACCACCATCGCGCTCCGTCTCGCCTCAGTCATACCAGAGTAACTGTGCGGTTCGTACATTATTTTCGGGGTTCCGATATCCCCTGTCGGCTCGCGCCGCTCGCGTCCGTGTTCGCCCATTTCGACCGGGTGGCGAGGGGGCGAGTCCAGATCGTCCTCAGAACCCGGTGAAGACGATCGGGACAGGTGTGAACGTCAGGGCGGCCAGCCCGAGCGTGACGGCCGCGACGGCCTGTCGCCGGCGGTCGACCGGCGTCGGATCGAGCGGGTCGGCCCCGCCGATCCGGGTGAAAACGAGTGCGAGGAACGCCCAGAACCCCCAGAGGACGGCGACCATCGCGGAGTTCTCGACGAGGTAGACGTACGCCGCCAGCCCGAGCAGGCCGGCCGGAACGAGCAGTTGCGCGGTGTCGAGCCGGTCGCCGATCAGCGCCCGGAGGACGTGTGCACCGTCGAGTTGGCCCACGGGAAGCAGGTTCAGGAAGGTGACGAACGCACCGACCCAGCCGCCGATCACGACGGGGTTGGCGATCAGCGAGGGGTCGCCGTAGTAGAGCTGTTCGCCCAGCAGCAGGGCGATGCCCTGGATCAGCGGCGGGTAGCCGAGCCGGTACTGTTCGGCGAAGGAGGTCCCCGCGGCGGCCCCCACGTCGATGGGCGGCAGCGTGACGCCGACGGCGGTGACGACGACGGTGGCGGCGAGGCCGGCGAGCGGGCCGGCGACACCGATGTCGAAGAGGGCGCGACGGCTCGGGATGTGGTCGCGCATCCGGATCACCGCGCCGAGGGTCCCGAGGACGTTCGGGAGCGGGATGAAGTAGGGCAGCGAGACCTCGACGCCGTGGTACCGGGAGAGGGCGTAGTGGCCGAACTCGTGGACCGCCAGCACGGAGAGTACGGAGAGGGCGAAGGGCCACGCGCCCAGCACCGCAGCCGGGTTACCTTCGAGGGGAATGCCGTACCACTGCGCCCCGGCGAGCAGCGTCGTCGCGACGGTGAGCCCGAACAGGGCGACGTTGGTCCAGGGAATACCGTCGACCTCCGGAGACCGCTCGGTCGCCACTAGCACGTGCTCGCCGGTCTCGCGGGCCAGCCGGACGCGGTAGCCCCGTTCCCGAAAGAGCGGCGCGAGTCTCCGGACGACGGCGTCCTGTGCGTCCAGCGGCTCGCCGTAGTACCGGGCGTTCCCGTCGGCCATCTCGACGTCGTAGACGTGAAAGGCGTCGGACAGCGACTCGGGGTCCGGCAGCTCCGGCGGCAGGGACGACGGGGTCGACGGCGGGGTCGACATCGACGGCGCTAGGGCCGCGAGCACTAAATACCTGTTCGCCCGCCAGCGGGCGATTCCCGCACCAGCGACCGGCGCGGCCGTCCCCGGTCGTTCGCCGCCTCAGTCCTCGACTTTCACGAGTTGCTTGCCGATGTTGACGCCGTCGAAGAGTCCGAGGAAGGCCTCGGGCATGTTCTCGAAGCCCTCGGTGACGGTCTCGCGGTACTGCACGTCGCCGTTCTGGACCCACTCGGCCAGCTGTTCGGTCGCCTCGCCGAAGCGTGCGGCCCAGTCCCGGACGAGCAGGCCCTGCACGCGAGCGCGGGTCTCGATCAGGCCCGCCAGCTTCCGGGGCCCCATCGGTCGCTCGGTGGCGTTGTAGAGGGAAATCTGGCCACAGACCGCGACGCGGGCCCGGACGTTGAGGTGGGCGAACGCGGCGTCGGTGATCTCCCCACCGACGTTGTCGAAGTAGGCGTCGACGCCGTCGGGACAGGCCTCACCGACCGCGGCGTAGAGGTCGTCGGTCTCCTTGTAGTTGATCGCCGCGTCGAAGCCCAGCTCCTCGGTGAGCCAGTCGGTCTTCTCCTCTGCGCCGGCGATGCCGACGACGCGAGCGCCCGCCAGCTTGCTGATCTGGCCGACGACCGAGCCCACTGCGCCCGCCGCGCCCGAGACCAGCACGGTGTCTCCGGGTTCGGGTTCGGCGACTTCGAGGGTGCCGAAGTAGGCCGTTCGACCGGGCATTCCCAGCACCCCCAGCGCCGTCGAGACCGGCGCGAGGTCCGGGTCGACGGGCTGGAGTTCGTCGCCGTCGGCGGTGGCGTACTCCGCCCACCGGAGGTTCCCCGTGGCCACGTCGCCTTCCTCGAAGTCGGGGTGGTTGGACTCGACCACGTCGCCGACGACGCCGGCCTGCATCACGTCGCCCACGTCCCACGGTTCCGCGTAAGACTCGGCGTCGCGCATCCGCCCGCGCATGTACGGGTCGACCGAGAGGTAGCGGGACTTCACGAGGACCTCCCCGTGATCCGGCTCGGGAATCTCGCTCTCCCGTAGCTCGAAGTTGTCCATCGTCGGTTCGCCGGTCGGTCGGCTCTCCAGGATCCACTGCCGGTTGGTGCCAGCCATGACACAGTGGGATGGGCGTCGCACTGTTGAGTGTTCGGGTCTCGACACCGCGCTGGGCTCCGAACGCCCGACAGGTCCAAACCCGTTCCGTCCCTACTGGGGGCTATGGCAGACGACGCCCCCGAGGTGACCGCGGAGCTCCCGGACAGCCCCATCCACACGACCGGCACGGACCACATCACGCTCGTCGGCAGCAACGAGGAAGACACCATCGCGTTCTACCGCGATCTGCTGGGGATGCCGCTGGTGCTGCGCCAGCCCAATCTCGACGACCCATCCTCGACGCACCTCTTTTTCGACACCGGCGACGGGCGGATCATCACGTTCTTCGTCGGCGACCGGCCGTCGAACGAGCAACCGCCACGGGGCGGCGTCGGCGGCGTCCACCACCTCGCGCTCTCCATCGACCCCGAGCGGTTCGTCGAGATCCGCGAGGCTCTCGACGACGCCGACCGCCACTACAACGAGTTCGACCGCGGCATCTTCCACTCGCTGTACACCCGCGACCACAACGGCTTCCTGCTGGAACTCTCGACGGACAAGTTCTCCATCCCCGACGAGCGGAAAGGCGAGGTGCTGGCGACCGCCCAGCGCATCCGCGAGGAGGCCGGCGCTGACTTCGCCCGCGAGGAGGACATGGAGGCCGCGCTGAACGAACTGGACATCGAGTACGACAAAGTGGAACTGCCGGACGCCCCGAGCGGTTCCAAGTTCTGAGGCAGGACGGAGCCACCCAGCATCTCCGCTCGGTACAGACGGATACTGTCAGACGAGATCCATTGCCTGGGCAGTCAGTCGATAGCGATACGCCGGTCGGACGAACACGATTTGCCCGTACTCTTCCGATTTCGTGACTTCTTCGGAGGACTCGATGGCTTCCACAGCCGTATTGAGTCGATCCACCGGGTCACCTGACCGCAGAAAGTCCGTCACCTGCTCTGGCGCGATACCGAATTCCGTAGCCAAGATGCTCCGAATCGTTCGACCCGCCCCGTCAGCGACGGCGACAG
This Halorientalis sp. IM1011 DNA region includes the following protein-coding sequences:
- a CDS encoding acyl-CoA synthetase codes for the protein MARGDRLDAYHFYEDDWDSYDQLRETFEWEVPDQFNMATYVCDRWATDRRRVALFGEHESRSGASPTDATGVPAGDRETYTFWQFQAIANRLANYLREQGVERGDRVGVNAPQRPETVFAHVAAWKLGAVSVPLSTLFGPDAVEYRLDDCDAVAAVVDASNLDSVREARESLPELETVVTVGDADPQADEVTFRDAVTDQSRQFETVATDAEDDAIIIYTSGTTGDPKGVRHAHRMLLGHLPLFVTTMLNLEAPDGDVFWTPAEWAWIASLFDVVFPALYYGQPVVAYDGGQFDPGAAFEVIERYGVTNFFAPPTALRMMMQVEDTDRFDVDGLRAIASGGESLGQSIVDWAADTFGGTTVHEGYGQTEANMLVGGCTALTEFREGYMGRPGPGHEIAIVDPQTAEPTVDRGEVGEIALRYEGNPVCFVEYWDEPEKTADKVRNGWLLTEDLGLMDEDGYVAFKSRKDDVIISAGYRIGPEEVEDSVAGHPAAADAAVIGVPDDERGTVPKAFVVLADGHEPTEDTRESLRQHVRDRLAKYEYPRDIEFVDDLPKTATGKVRRESLRDREGLE
- a CDS encoding DUF4396 domain-containing protein, whose amino-acid sequence is MSLLTRIERALEPVRQLLTPILSDPRLLIGWAVVVAAAVAVLWWDLRERNAALPSLMKGVWTLVVLYSGPFGLGIYWVSGRTQISRDSLWRRGLRSTAHCYSGCGAGEIVGITLAQAILGLAVGWVAAVTFGFAYLFGFGLTVGPLMQEGVGFREAVLDALYSETPSITVMEIVAIGSDLLLAAEAHVTDVLFWLALALSLSLGFLAAFPVNVALVRVGVKEGMQNPAEMGSTGGSAQAA
- a CDS encoding NADP-dependent oxidoreductase — protein: MAGTNRQWILESRPTGEPTMDNFELRESEIPEPDHGEVLVKSRYLSVDPYMRGRMRDAESYAEPWDVGDVMQAGVVGDVVESNHPDFEEGDVATGNLRWAEYATADGDELQPVDPDLAPVSTALGVLGMPGRTAYFGTLEVAEPEPGDTVLVSGAAGAVGSVVGQISKLAGARVVGIAGAEEKTDWLTEELGFDAAINYKETDDLYAAVGEACPDGVDAYFDNVGGEITDAAFAHLNVRARVAVCGQISLYNATERPMGPRKLAGLIETRARVQGLLVRDWAARFGEATEQLAEWVQNGDVQYRETVTEGFENMPEAFLGLFDGVNIGKQLVKVED
- a CDS encoding PaaI family thioesterase, which gives rise to MSDHYRKLEAMYHDTNVNDHVPAELTVREGEATLELPVGEEYHHALGGVHGSLYFKALDDAAFFAANSLVEDVFVLTTDFDLYLERPVSEGTITAEGEVFNDNPSQLIAGAVATDDDGNELARGTGTFRKSDEELTEDIGYTLD
- a CDS encoding N-acyl homoserine lactonase family protein → MVDASVTVLDRGSLRTDVNHIVENFSVGTATEPNPDTVMGEGPVYNLVIDHPEATVLWDTGSHPEAGEGHWPAALYDAFEHYDADEHALPHALDEAGYTLSDIDAVVQTHLHLDHAGGLHNFAGTDVPIYVHEEELKYAYYSTETDEGSTAYVRGDFDHDLNWEVIHRDRTELFRDLELLHLPGHTPGLLGTKLDLDGYGTAVFAGDEAYTRANFHDEQPMGGSLTWSKRDWFDSLRFLKDLQRRTDAAVFCGHDSDDVERMREELP
- a CDS encoding SDR family oxidoreductase, which translates into the protein MTEARRSAMVVGASSGIGEALARELADAGYDVGLTARRRELLEDLGRVLPTKAYVARMDVTDLAAARETFHEVADAMGEIDVVVLNAGVAFDNPDLEWEPERDTIDTNVRGFSALATAAMDRFEDQGQGHLVGISSVAARFGNGEAPAYGASKAFVSNYLDGLRYRAGRLDADVDVTTVEPGYVDTDLAGGDFWKADRETAAEQIRRAIEKKRRHAFVTRRWVLVAKLIDYMPDVLKRRVFR
- a CDS encoding acyl-CoA dehydrogenase family protein, with product MLSFNDSEAAEELASRAHDLMEEVVLPKERELSGGMAVSDSTINELREAAREYGVYAPQIDEEYGGMGYDFRDTLPTFEEAGRSTLGQIAMRVDAPDEGNMHLLELHGSELQKEQYLEPLVKGEIASGFSMTEPMQGGGSDPKMLKTTAEKDGDEWVINGHKWWTSKGIKADVLLVFARTDQEAHPYEGCSVFLVPKDADGVEVVRNIPHIGSDVHGMGHAEIKYDDVRVPEEHLLGEEGKGFQHVQERLGPARLTHCMRYSGMAERALDVTKAYMSERDAFGSKLAEKQHPRMVIAEQETNLAAARSLVRQAADRIAAGHEARIEVSMAKVFTANATQEAIDTALQFLGGNGIAKDLPVADFYESVRQFRIVDGADEVHKRTVAREAFADVPEEELDALTRFDG
- a CDS encoding VOC family protein, with amino-acid sequence MADDAPEVTAELPDSPIHTTGTDHITLVGSNEEDTIAFYRDLLGMPLVLRQPNLDDPSSTHLFFDTGDGRIITFFVGDRPSNEQPPRGGVGGVHHLALSIDPERFVEIREALDDADRHYNEFDRGIFHSLYTRDHNGFLLELSTDKFSIPDERKGEVLATAQRIREEAGADFAREEDMEAALNELDIEYDKVELPDAPSGSKF
- a CDS encoding site-2 protease family protein, with translation MSTPPSTPSSLPPELPDPESLSDAFHVYDVEMADGNARYYGEPLDAQDAVVRRLAPLFRERGYRVRLARETGEHVLVATERSPEVDGIPWTNVALFGLTVATTLLAGAQWYGIPLEGNPAAVLGAWPFALSVLSVLAVHEFGHYALSRYHGVEVSLPYFIPLPNVLGTLGAVIRMRDHIPSRRALFDIGVAGPLAGLAATVVVTAVGVTLPPIDVGAAAGTSFAEQYRLGYPPLIQGIALLLGEQLYYGDPSLIANPVVIGGWVGAFVTFLNLLPVGQLDGAHVLRALIGDRLDTAQLLVPAGLLGLAAYVYLVENSAMVAVLWGFWAFLALVFTRIGGADPLDPTPVDRRRQAVAAVTLGLAALTFTPVPIVFTGF